A single window of Streptomyces sp. NBC_00464 DNA harbors:
- a CDS encoding ATP-binding protein, which yields MHSSPLAALCPAVAEARMPFPDAYAQSAPTRSPQPYLRPKGGSGRTASGLALSFTLPGDIRSARIARAATAAALEAHGLAPYVWPVTYAVTELVSVTARMSPGRELYVSLRHRDDAVRLLVWDQHPHHPDSDLTALCEARRRRALWLLAAVADDWGGEWGMCEAPQPQRGTKSWVVLPR from the coding sequence ATGCACTCATCTCCACTCGCCGCACTCTGCCCGGCCGTCGCCGAAGCGCGGATGCCGTTCCCGGACGCGTACGCGCAGTCCGCCCCAACCCGCTCACCGCAGCCCTACCTCCGCCCGAAAGGCGGCTCGGGCCGCACCGCCTCCGGGCTCGCCCTGAGCTTCACCCTCCCCGGCGACATCCGCAGCGCACGCATCGCCCGTGCGGCGACCGCAGCCGCGCTGGAGGCGCACGGGCTCGCCCCGTACGTCTGGCCGGTGACGTACGCGGTCACCGAACTCGTCTCCGTCACCGCGCGGATGAGCCCCGGCCGGGAGCTCTACGTATCCCTGCGCCACCGCGACGACGCGGTCCGCCTCCTCGTCTGGGACCAGCATCCGCACCACCCCGATTCCGACCTGACCGCCCTCTGCGAGGCGCGCCGCCGACGCGCGCTCTGGCTGCTTGCGGCGGTCGCGGACGACTGGGGAGGCGAGTGGGGCATGTGCGAGGCACCGCAGCCGCAGCGGGGTACCAAGTCCTGGGTGGTTCTTCCTCGTTGA
- a CDS encoding TetR/AcrR family transcriptional regulator, whose product MPTPSRTPAGRPRGRQVQAEANDARVLRAARAAFAEFGWDAPVSVIAKRAGVGMGSLYRRYPAKDDLARHVQVDGLDRWTALVEGAAERLGPWDALVSALRAALTQGGEVSMLPVIGGRFASSPEVDAASARLEHALGALVRRAVDEGFLRPDVTLADLVLLLQLLGSRLPGSPERVDELRARYLDLTLAALRAPAAGPLTGPAPQWPELLSFWNVREDADTDAAGPDQP is encoded by the coding sequence ATGCCCACCCCCTCCCGAACCCCCGCCGGCCGCCCGCGTGGCCGCCAGGTGCAGGCCGAGGCGAACGACGCCAGGGTCCTGCGTGCGGCCCGCGCCGCATTCGCCGAATTCGGCTGGGACGCCCCCGTCTCCGTCATCGCCAAGCGTGCGGGGGTGGGCATGGGCAGCCTCTACCGGCGCTACCCCGCCAAGGACGACCTCGCCCGGCACGTCCAGGTCGACGGCCTCGACCGGTGGACCGCTCTCGTCGAGGGGGCGGCGGAGCGCCTCGGCCCCTGGGACGCGCTGGTCAGTGCGCTGCGGGCCGCACTGACCCAGGGCGGCGAGGTCAGCATGCTGCCCGTCATCGGGGGCCGCTTCGCCTCCTCTCCCGAGGTCGACGCCGCCTCCGCCCGCCTGGAGCACGCCCTGGGGGCACTGGTCCGCCGGGCCGTCGACGAGGGCTTCCTGCGACCCGATGTCACCCTGGCCGACCTGGTGCTGCTGCTCCAGCTCCTGGGCAGCCGGCTGCCCGGCTCACCGGAGCGGGTGGACGAACTGCGGGCCCGTTACCTGGACCTCACCCTGGCGGCCCTGCGCGCGCCTGCGGCCGGTCCGCTGACCGGTCCCGCCCCGCAGTGGCCGGAACTCCTGTCGTTCTGGAATGTCCGGGAGGATGCGGACACGGACGCTGCCGGACCCGATCAGCCCTGA
- a CDS encoding sensor histidine kinase has product MGTRLSRSALTGGPDEQTPESTPGQVPALPIQLNALQALCRQLFGFRLAMTLLATPFALDGVHEEVGSWLVGAAVLVTVMVSYVLMRDWERFGPVLLRHPLLLAADMLFGALLLFAASPGSTLSYVTVCTPLLAGLVYGWRGGAIFAALQALLLAAAYGVSEEADADASALLVVGLCIMAGAVGSSLRGLLLRFGAASQALTETRARLAVNGAVEEERARLAREMHDSVAKTLHGLAMAADGLASTADRMDPLTVKHQAELVARAARRAAAESRELLSDLRRESGLDGGVDVVDELAARTADFDRRHAVKAVFRRLGEGPVPPIPHAVARQALTIATEAMENAQRHARPNYVEVSAGLVRDVVRISVYDDGEGLPRGTSLADLRKAGHFGLVGMVERAASIGARIRIGRGQAERGTEVRLDLSLVAMNLAPPASAAPPGYPPLLTQVPGQPVRPHN; this is encoded by the coding sequence ATGGGCACACGCCTGAGCCGCTCCGCCCTGACGGGCGGCCCCGATGAACAGACGCCGGAGAGCACCCCCGGCCAGGTGCCGGCCCTGCCCATCCAGCTGAACGCGCTGCAGGCGTTGTGCCGGCAACTCTTCGGCTTCCGGCTGGCGATGACCCTGCTGGCCACCCCGTTCGCCCTCGACGGCGTGCACGAAGAGGTGGGTAGCTGGCTGGTGGGAGCGGCGGTCCTCGTCACCGTGATGGTCTCGTACGTACTGATGCGCGACTGGGAGCGCTTCGGTCCGGTCCTGTTGCGTCATCCGCTGCTGCTGGCCGCGGACATGCTCTTCGGCGCGCTGCTGCTGTTCGCTGCGAGCCCCGGTTCGACACTCTCGTACGTCACGGTCTGCACCCCGCTTCTCGCCGGCCTGGTCTATGGCTGGCGGGGCGGCGCCATCTTTGCCGCGCTTCAGGCTTTGCTGCTTGCCGCAGCCTATGGAGTCAGCGAGGAGGCCGATGCGGATGCCTCGGCCCTCCTTGTGGTGGGGCTCTGCATCATGGCCGGTGCGGTCGGCAGCTCGTTGCGCGGTCTCCTCCTGAGGTTCGGCGCCGCCTCCCAGGCTCTGACGGAGACCCGGGCCCGTCTCGCGGTCAACGGCGCGGTCGAGGAGGAGCGCGCCCGCCTCGCCCGCGAGATGCACGACTCCGTGGCCAAGACCCTGCACGGCCTGGCCATGGCAGCCGACGGCCTGGCCAGCACCGCCGACCGCATGGACCCGCTGACGGTCAAGCACCAGGCGGAGCTCGTCGCACGCGCGGCTCGCCGGGCCGCAGCGGAGTCCCGGGAACTCCTCTCGGACCTCCGCAGGGAGTCGGGTCTCGACGGCGGAGTGGACGTGGTGGACGAACTGGCCGCACGCACTGCGGACTTCGATCGCCGCCACGCCGTGAAGGCAGTCTTTCGCCGACTCGGCGAGGGACCCGTCCCGCCCATTCCGCATGCCGTGGCCCGTCAGGCCCTCACCATCGCGACCGAGGCGATGGAGAACGCCCAGCGCCATGCCCGTCCCAACTATGTGGAGGTCTCCGCCGGGCTGGTCCGCGACGTGGTGCGCATCAGCGTGTACGACGACGGCGAGGGCCTGCCCCGGGGTACTTCCCTGGCAGATCTGCGCAAGGCCGGGCACTTCGGCCTCGTCGGCATGGTCGAGCGCGCCGCCTCCATCGGAGCCCGCATCCGGATCGGCAGGGGACAGGCGGAACGGGGTACCGAGGTTCGCCTCGACCTGTCGCTGGTCGCAATGAACCTGGCGCCACCTGCGTCTGCCGCCCCTCCCGGATACCCACCGTTGCTCACGCAGGTACCCGGCCAACCCGTCCGACCACACAACTGA
- a CDS encoding OmpA family protein: MNGTVTTTRRVSDRMAITVLAGVLAFGAVGVPQAFADDSPYPSASADPSVKIDANDSDLKLPEGATLAPAKILDIKSVIEDMGGEERREDTNSDIKFALQAEVLFGKDSAKLSSAANGRINAIATEIKKQDAKKVRVFGFTDNLGSSAHGDVLSKERAEAVHNVLDKALAGTGISYEIRGYGEQYPIADNSSEDGRKKNRRVEVSFARAEGSKS, translated from the coding sequence ATGAACGGCACCGTCACCACCACACGCAGAGTGTCCGACCGGATGGCGATCACGGTTCTGGCCGGTGTGCTCGCGTTCGGAGCCGTGGGTGTACCGCAGGCATTCGCGGACGACAGCCCGTATCCCTCAGCGTCTGCGGATCCGTCCGTCAAGATCGACGCGAACGATTCGGACCTCAAGCTCCCCGAGGGGGCGACGCTCGCCCCCGCCAAGATCCTCGACATCAAGTCGGTCATCGAGGACATGGGCGGCGAGGAGCGCCGCGAGGACACCAACTCGGACATCAAGTTCGCACTTCAGGCCGAGGTCCTCTTCGGCAAGGACAGCGCGAAGCTGAGCTCGGCGGCCAACGGCCGTATCAACGCGATTGCCACGGAGATCAAGAAGCAGGACGCCAAGAAGGTCCGGGTGTTCGGCTTCACCGACAACCTGGGTTCCTCCGCCCACGGCGACGTGCTCTCCAAGGAGCGCGCGGAGGCCGTGCACAACGTCCTGGACAAGGCCTTGGCCGGCACCGGTATCTCGTACGAGATCCGTGGCTACGGTGAGCAGTACCCGATCGCCGACAACTCCTCGGAGGACGGCCGCAAGAAGAACCGTCGGGTGGAGGTCTCCTTCGCGCGTGCGGAGGGCTCGAAGAGCTGA
- a CDS encoding helix-turn-helix domain-containing protein, with product MASRIAPTERQKRLGRELRKMRLTAGVSAQAAAGILRVDRSRLSNIEQGIRAISEERLLALADACACQDQAFVAALARMTRTTERGWWERYRDLLPAGLLDISELEAGALRMRTAHSVHIPGILQTSDHALAVFRVVIPALPEHEAALRLAHRVERQKILDGTASPEYIGVIHEAALRMQFGGRKVARAQLEHLLAASESPRITLRVIPFEAGAFPGAGQTVNYAEGPVPQLDTVQVDSTHGPEFLYEDSQLSKYRSHLDWMERIALPEDKSRNFIHGIARHL from the coding sequence ATGGCATCGCGAATCGCGCCGACCGAACGTCAGAAGCGCCTGGGGCGCGAACTCCGGAAGATGCGCCTGACTGCCGGAGTTTCCGCCCAGGCCGCCGCAGGCATTCTCCGAGTCGACCGCTCCCGGCTCTCCAACATCGAGCAGGGCATCAGGGCCATCAGCGAGGAGCGCCTGCTCGCACTGGCTGACGCATGCGCCTGTCAGGATCAGGCATTTGTCGCGGCCCTGGCCCGGATGACGAGAACGACAGAGCGGGGCTGGTGGGAGCGGTACCGGGACTTGCTGCCTGCTGGATTGCTCGACATCTCGGAGCTGGAGGCCGGAGCGCTACGCATGCGCACCGCGCATTCGGTCCACATCCCGGGCATCCTCCAGACGAGCGATCATGCCTTGGCCGTCTTCCGCGTGGTCATCCCCGCACTCCCGGAACACGAAGCGGCCCTGCGGCTCGCTCATCGCGTGGAGCGGCAGAAGATCCTGGATGGCACGGCCTCACCCGAGTACATCGGCGTCATCCATGAAGCCGCTCTCCGTATGCAGTTCGGCGGGCGCAAGGTGGCTCGTGCGCAGCTTGAGCACTTGCTGGCCGCTTCCGAAAGCCCACGCATCACGCTGCGCGTCATCCCCTTCGAAGCGGGGGCGTTCCCCGGCGCGGGTCAGACGGTCAACTACGCAGAAGGGCCGGTACCTCAGCTGGACACTGTCCAGGTGGACAGCACGCACGGCCCCGAATTCCTGTACGAAGACTCACAGTTGAGCAAGTATCGTTCCCACCTTGACTGGATGGAACGGATCGCACTGCCGGAGGACAAGTCGCGGAACTTCATCCATGGCATCGCACGCCACCTCTGA
- a CDS encoding MFS transporter, with protein sequence MSHSVPPSTGHRGALRPSALLTALLVSVGSYALMQTMIVPALPVLTRELDTDPSTAGWLITAFMLGSAVLTPVVGSLGDRYGHRRMMLVSLGVFLLSTLGAAFAPGVPFLIVMRAFEGISMATLPLALTLIREKMPPERTVSAFGLTSAMIGGGAGLGMVVGGLLIDSASWRWMFGVESVLIAIALLLVVVYVPETSRQRTGHTATPARLDLPGAILLAASMSALLLAVTQGSAWGWGSGRVIGLFVLAAVLLAALGTVETRRAAPLVDIRLLRHGPMFVTTVATLLIGAIPFLFYVLLPPLLQTPESAGAPYGHGLSVIEAGLLLLPGAIGTMIAGRLGPMLSHRFGARAPLFAAMALMAAGGVLMAVWHGSVLQIGVIFVLVGFGSGFGFAALASLVAKIVPRRDLAAGNSLNTVVRTIGSAIGSQLATVLLQSSIVSSTGLPTDDAFGQGFWLAGGLGVAGIVLTVALRVHPYESAGAPTGAVDTAKAGAV encoded by the coding sequence ATGTCTCATTCCGTACCGCCGTCCACGGGGCACCGGGGCGCGCTGCGCCCCAGTGCCCTCCTGACCGCGCTGCTCGTCTCCGTCGGCTCGTACGCGCTGATGCAGACGATGATCGTTCCGGCGCTGCCGGTCCTGACGCGCGAGCTGGACACCGACCCCTCCACCGCGGGGTGGCTCATCACCGCGTTCATGCTCGGCTCGGCCGTCCTGACGCCGGTCGTCGGATCGCTCGGCGACCGGTACGGTCACCGGCGCATGATGCTCGTCTCGCTCGGCGTCTTCCTGCTGTCCACCCTCGGTGCGGCCTTCGCCCCGGGAGTGCCGTTCCTCATCGTGATGCGGGCCTTCGAAGGCATCAGCATGGCCACGCTCCCGCTCGCGCTCACCCTGATCCGCGAGAAGATGCCGCCCGAGCGGACCGTCAGCGCCTTCGGCCTCACCTCGGCCATGATCGGCGGCGGCGCCGGGCTCGGCATGGTCGTCGGTGGACTGCTGATCGACAGCGCGTCCTGGCGCTGGATGTTCGGCGTCGAGAGCGTGCTCATCGCGATAGCCCTGCTCCTCGTGGTCGTGTACGTCCCCGAGACCTCGCGGCAGCGCACCGGGCACACCGCCACCCCTGCCCGCCTGGACCTCCCGGGCGCCATCCTGCTCGCCGCCTCGATGTCCGCGCTCCTGCTCGCCGTCACCCAGGGCAGCGCCTGGGGCTGGGGATCGGGCCGGGTCATCGGGCTCTTCGTCCTCGCCGCCGTCCTGCTCGCCGCCCTCGGAACGGTCGAGACGCGTCGTGCCGCGCCCCTGGTCGACATCCGGCTGCTGCGCCACGGCCCGATGTTCGTCACGACCGTCGCGACGCTGCTCATCGGGGCGATCCCGTTCCTGTTCTACGTCCTGCTGCCGCCCCTGCTCCAGACCCCGGAATCAGCCGGTGCCCCCTACGGGCACGGTCTGTCCGTGATCGAGGCCGGTCTGCTCCTGCTGCCTGGCGCGATCGGCACCATGATCGCGGGACGTCTCGGCCCGATGCTCAGTCACCGCTTCGGGGCCCGCGCCCCGCTGTTCGCGGCCATGGCACTCATGGCCGCAGGCGGTGTCCTGATGGCTGTCTGGCACGGCAGCGTGCTCCAGATCGGAGTGATCTTCGTGCTGGTCGGCTTCGGTTCCGGGTTCGGGTTCGCGGCCCTCGCCTCGCTCGTCGCGAAGATCGTGCCCCGTCGCGACCTCGCAGCCGGCAACAGCCTCAACACGGTGGTCCGCACGATCGGCAGTGCCATCGGCAGCCAGCTGGCCACCGTCCTGCTCCAGTCGTCGATCGTCTCGAGCACCGGCCTGCCCACCGATGATGCCTTCGGCCAGGGGTTCTGGCTGGCCGGCGGGCTCGGGGTAGCCGGTATCGTGCTCACGGTGGCGCTGCGCGTCCATCCGTACGAGAGCGCGGGTGCCCCGACCGGCGCGGTCGACACCGCGAAGGCGGGTGCCGTGTAG
- a CDS encoding GNAT family N-acetyltransferase has product MIDELPAGLTARHLADEDHLRVLAVLDTWWGGLKGEAGSTERALLLPRLYFQHFTTTSFLVERGDGEVAAFLVGFLSQTEPDTAYVHFVGVDPVLHGQGVGRVLYRSFFALARSHGRRYVQCITSPENTASQAFHTRLGFTASAVKPDYDGPGLERVAFTIDLSADPDEGR; this is encoded by the coding sequence ATGATCGATGAGCTTCCGGCCGGCCTGACGGCCCGGCACCTTGCCGACGAGGACCATCTCCGTGTGCTCGCCGTGCTGGACACGTGGTGGGGCGGACTCAAGGGGGAGGCGGGGTCGACCGAACGTGCGTTGTTGCTGCCCCGGCTGTACTTCCAGCACTTCACCACCACCAGTTTTCTGGTCGAACGCGGCGATGGCGAGGTTGCCGCCTTCCTGGTCGGCTTCCTGTCGCAGACGGAGCCCGACACCGCCTATGTGCACTTCGTGGGCGTCGACCCGGTGCTGCACGGGCAGGGCGTCGGGCGGGTCCTCTACCGGTCGTTCTTCGCGCTCGCCCGGTCGCACGGGCGCCGTTACGTGCAGTGCATCACCAGCCCGGAGAACACCGCGTCGCAGGCCTTTCACACCCGGCTGGGCTTCACGGCCTCCGCTGTGAAGCCGGACTACGACGGCCCCGGGCTCGAGCGGGTGGCGTTCACCATCGATCTCTCCGCTGATCCGGACGAAGGGCGCTGA
- a CDS encoding response regulator transcription factor translates to MSDEISRSSGEQWTQQPHVSQHTSSHPSPLSSPPTAGVPTPDSPGGFPALPSQEAMPATRALRVVVADDNPVVRAGLTVLLHGRDDIDVVAEAGDGRQAYEMAVRHRPDVVLLDVRMPGVDGISALPHLARLAPVLMMTYSRESEIVHEALRLGAGGYLVHGEFTADELVAAVRDTKEGRAHFTYSASSALLESVRGGTGGQDGRPLPEGLGTAFTGSGYRPVAPSGQVSAPAHDTRGPWGPGGGVSHQAGGVSRELNAHGFPQKASLPQSSVGHSSSGLPGVAPLGVQAELSEREVEVMDLIASGMTNQQIAATCFISQKTVKNHINRIFAKLNAGSRGEAIAVWHRMSSGGSTRHG, encoded by the coding sequence ATGTCGGACGAGATTTCCCGCAGTTCCGGAGAACAGTGGACGCAGCAGCCGCACGTCTCGCAGCACACGTCCTCGCATCCGAGCCCGCTCAGTTCGCCCCCCACAGCCGGTGTCCCCACACCTGATTCTCCCGGTGGATTCCCGGCCTTGCCCAGCCAGGAAGCGATGCCTGCGACACGTGCGCTCAGAGTGGTCGTCGCCGACGACAACCCGGTCGTACGGGCGGGCCTGACCGTTCTCCTGCACGGACGCGACGACATAGACGTGGTCGCGGAGGCGGGTGACGGCCGTCAGGCGTACGAGATGGCGGTGCGGCACCGGCCGGACGTCGTGCTGCTGGACGTACGCATGCCCGGCGTCGACGGCATCTCGGCTCTGCCCCACCTGGCGCGGCTGGCTCCGGTGCTGATGATGACGTACAGCCGGGAGAGCGAGATCGTCCACGAGGCGCTGCGTCTGGGGGCCGGCGGGTACCTGGTGCACGGCGAGTTCACCGCGGACGAGCTGGTGGCCGCCGTTCGCGATACGAAGGAGGGCCGGGCCCACTTCACGTACTCGGCCAGCAGCGCATTGCTGGAGTCGGTACGTGGAGGGACTGGCGGCCAGGACGGCCGACCGTTGCCTGAAGGCCTGGGTACGGCCTTCACCGGGTCGGGCTACCGCCCGGTTGCCCCATCGGGGCAAGTGTCTGCACCCGCACACGACACGCGCGGACCGTGGGGTCCCGGTGGAGGGGTGAGCCACCAGGCCGGGGGCGTGAGCCGGGAGTTGAACGCGCACGGATTCCCGCAAAAGGCTTCGCTTCCGCAATCATCTGTGGGACATTCTTCCTCAGGGCTGCCTGGTGTGGCCCCCCTGGGAGTGCAGGCCGAGCTGAGTGAACGGGAGGTGGAAGTGATGGACCTGATCGCGTCGGGCATGACCAATCAGCAGATCGCTGCCACCTGCTTCATCAGCCAGAAGACCGTCAAGAACCACATCAACCGCATCTTCGCCAAGTTGAATGCCGGCAGCCGGGGCGAGGCCATCGCCGTCTGGCACCGCATGTCGTCCGGGGGGTCGACGAGGCATGGCTGA
- a CDS encoding alpha/beta hydrolase, whose product MSDTPPIRSRRPGLPVGALIIAGVLLVAIGAVGAWLQRDAPGRSAEPRTEFTAKNPPAGLPKALTTGQQLHWSRCTSPPTARTDYDCATMKSPLDYRKPDGRTIDVALIRHKATGPNARRIGSLLLNFGGPGVSGVSELPEHLSQYQPLLDRYDLVSFDPRGTGATIPVHCGKTADDTRYDGSEACAKHSGALLPYVGTSHTARDLDLMRYLLGDERLHYFGVSYGTALGAAYAHLYPSHVGRLVLEASVDPTEDLDEEQVSQVKAVQAAFDRFAVHCAARIRNCPTGDGPAEAEQRMARLADRLEKKPAPAGGGRKIDADDLAYAVSDHLDLGTDGWSPLAKALTALIDHNDGRPLSERAEDIGSADRAATPHTSNVAARTAITCADSSLRPGFERLDRDEAHVRAASPVFGAAWSSGVYLCYDWPFDGERTTPQVNADGAAPILVVGGTGDPITPYPGAPHMARALGDGVGVLLTAEEEGHGTYPQNRCVTKAVDQYLLTGRTPAPGTVCRGSMS is encoded by the coding sequence ATGAGTGACACACCTCCGATACGAAGCCGCAGACCGGGCCTCCCGGTCGGTGCGCTCATCATCGCCGGGGTCCTCCTCGTCGCGATCGGGGCCGTCGGCGCCTGGCTCCAGCGCGACGCTCCCGGCCGGAGTGCGGAGCCGCGTACGGAGTTCACCGCGAAGAACCCGCCCGCCGGTCTGCCCAAGGCGCTCACCACCGGCCAGCAGCTCCACTGGTCCCGCTGCACCTCGCCGCCCACCGCGCGCACGGACTACGACTGCGCAACCATGAAGTCCCCCCTCGACTACCGGAAACCGGACGGCAGGACGATCGACGTCGCCCTGATCCGCCACAAGGCCACCGGCCCGAACGCCCGGCGCATCGGCTCGCTCCTCCTCAACTTCGGCGGCCCCGGCGTGTCCGGCGTGAGTGAACTGCCCGAACACCTCAGCCAGTACCAGCCGCTCCTGGACCGCTACGACCTGGTCTCCTTCGACCCGCGCGGCACCGGCGCGACCATCCCCGTGCACTGCGGGAAGACCGCGGACGACACCCGCTACGACGGGTCCGAGGCCTGCGCCAAGCATTCCGGGGCGCTGCTCCCGTACGTCGGGACCTCGCACACCGCGCGCGACCTCGACCTGATGCGCTACCTCCTCGGCGACGAGCGGCTGCACTACTTCGGCGTCTCGTACGGAACGGCACTCGGCGCGGCCTACGCCCACCTGTACCCGTCGCACGTCGGACGGCTCGTCCTCGAAGCGTCCGTCGATCCGACCGAGGACCTCGACGAGGAACAGGTGTCGCAGGTCAAGGCGGTCCAGGCGGCGTTCGACCGGTTCGCCGTGCACTGCGCGGCCCGTATCCGCAACTGCCCGACAGGCGACGGGCCCGCGGAGGCCGAGCAACGCATGGCGCGCCTGGCCGACCGGCTGGAGAAGAAGCCCGCCCCGGCCGGCGGCGGAAGGAAGATCGACGCCGACGACCTCGCGTACGCCGTCAGCGACCATCTCGACCTCGGCACGGACGGCTGGTCGCCCCTCGCCAAGGCCCTCACCGCGCTGATCGACCACAACGACGGCCGTCCGCTGAGCGAGCGCGCGGAAGACATCGGCTCCGCCGACCGCGCGGCGACCCCGCACACAAGCAATGTCGCCGCCCGGACCGCGATCACCTGCGCGGACTCCAGCCTGCGCCCCGGCTTCGAACGCCTCGACAGGGACGAGGCCCACGTCAGAGCCGCCTCACCCGTCTTCGGCGCGGCCTGGTCCAGCGGCGTCTACCTCTGCTACGACTGGCCGTTCGACGGCGAGCGCACCACGCCCCAGGTGAACGCCGACGGCGCGGCCCCCATCCTGGTGGTCGGTGGCACCGGCGACCCGATCACCCCGTACCCCGGCGCCCCACACATGGCCCGCGCCCTGGGCGACGGTGTGGGCGTGCTCCTGACGGCCGAGGAGGAGGGCCACGGCACGTACCCGCAGAACCGCTGCGTCACGAAGGCGGTCGACCAGTACCTCCTTACGGGCCGCACCCCGGCCCCGGGGACGGTGTGCCGGGGCAGCATGTCCTGA
- a CDS encoding pilus assembly protein TadG-related protein, whose product MKSEAGQAAPLYITAVTGLLFLALVFFAFGEADVKRNGAQTAADATALAAAKDSRKLLKLDLMAHVMDRGFYTEVFNAPYVGLDGCPMGQAFGRMNDATDVDCHPVGDMRWGYEVELKSRKQMSANLVPGTEGKQAEAEAVAVLDNRGCKFVPNPIITSSSIGTVGCVSGLVWVVSPQGLAAMPDMTLFFDVRLAED is encoded by the coding sequence GTGAAGTCCGAGGCAGGGCAGGCCGCACCGCTGTACATCACAGCGGTGACGGGCCTGCTCTTCCTTGCGTTGGTCTTCTTTGCGTTCGGTGAAGCTGACGTCAAGCGCAACGGGGCTCAGACTGCCGCCGACGCCACTGCTCTGGCAGCGGCCAAGGACTCCCGGAAGCTGCTCAAGTTGGACCTGATGGCTCACGTCATGGACAGGGGCTTCTACACCGAGGTGTTCAACGCCCCCTACGTCGGGTTGGACGGCTGTCCCATGGGGCAGGCGTTTGGCCGCATGAACGACGCCACCGACGTCGACTGTCACCCCGTTGGCGATATGCGCTGGGGCTACGAGGTCGAGCTGAAGTCGAGAAAGCAAATGAGCGCGAACCTTGTACCGGGTACTGAGGGGAAGCAGGCGGAGGCAGAGGCCGTCGCAGTCCTCGACAATCGAGGATGCAAGTTCGTCCCGAACCCGATCATTACGTCGTCGTCCATCGGTACGGTCGGCTGTGTCAGCGGGCTTGTGTGGGTGGTCAGCCCCCAGGGTCTGGCTGCCATGCCTGATATGACCCTGTTTTTCGACGTTCGCCTGGCCGAAGACTGA
- a CDS encoding DUF5936 domain-containing protein, with protein MDLLIAAVFGLAVYGAFHGIRMYRAEAKLPGDMELALEVGASRTTVAGGLADRMGMRYAPRVLSMMGPKRVDKVRRKLDMAGNPAGMTVDRYAARRAFYGGLGTLAALAMLMNGQLILAIILFVYGLFWTDVIIRSAISRRKDDIDRTLPDFLDVLAVVVSAGLGFRQALERVAEKYQGPWADELRITLRQMDMGVSRRDAFDQLRKRNESEQVSMFVSALQQGEELGAPIVDTLIQIANDMRRTDSQNARRKAAKAVPKATLIVTSFMLPGTMILIVVGFYYASQVNIGDVFGG; from the coding sequence ATGGATCTTCTGATCGCGGCCGTCTTCGGACTCGCCGTCTACGGAGCGTTCCACGGCATCCGCATGTATCGCGCAGAAGCCAAGCTCCCCGGCGACATGGAACTCGCGCTGGAGGTCGGCGCCAGCCGCACCACGGTCGCGGGTGGCCTGGCGGACCGCATGGGCATGCGCTACGCGCCCCGAGTCCTGTCGATGATGGGCCCCAAGCGCGTCGACAAAGTGCGACGCAAGCTGGACATGGCCGGCAACCCCGCGGGTATGACGGTCGACCGTTACGCGGCGCGGCGCGCCTTCTACGGCGGCCTCGGGACGCTCGCGGCGCTGGCCATGCTCATGAACGGACAGCTCATTCTGGCCATCATCCTGTTTGTCTACGGCCTCTTCTGGACGGACGTGATCATCAGGTCCGCCATCTCGCGTCGTAAGGACGACATCGACCGGACGCTCCCGGACTTCCTCGACGTCCTCGCGGTGGTCGTCTCGGCCGGACTGGGATTTCGGCAGGCGCTTGAGCGGGTCGCGGAGAAGTACCAGGGGCCGTGGGCCGACGAACTCCGCATCACCCTGCGCCAGATGGACATGGGTGTCAGCCGCCGCGATGCCTTCGATCAGCTCCGCAAACGGAACGAGTCGGAGCAGGTGTCGATGTTCGTCTCGGCCCTCCAGCAGGGGGAGGAGCTGGGTGCTCCGATCGTGGACACCCTGATCCAGATCGCCAACGACATGCGTCGGACCGACTCCCAGAACGCGCGACGCAAGGCAGCGAAGGCCGTTCCCAAGGCCACGCTGATCGTCACCAGCTTCATGCTGCCCGGAACGATGATCCTCATCGTCGTCGGCTTCTACTACGCGTCTCAAGTCAACATCGGGGATGTGTTCGGCGGTTGA